A DNA window from Solanum lycopersicum chromosome 3, SLM_r2.1 contains the following coding sequences:
- the LOC101255861 gene encoding CRIB domain-containing protein RIC11-like has translation MAIKVKGICKYISNIFVVKERELEIGGPTDVKHVAHIGWEGPSGGAPTWMKSFKAGPEFSVTSSGKSQGCGETTKQLTTTSIHKDMKTSDVTSPPKKQKRRKPKSTSSPKSSSPSTLRSSRTTKHKAKSVEGNHTPTPLEMV, from the exons ATGGCAATCAAAGTGAAGGGGATTTGCAAATATATctcaaatatttttg TTGTTAAGGAGAGGGAGTTGGAGATTGGAGGTCCAACTGATGTTAAACATGTGGCACATATTGGTTGGGAAGGTCCCTCTGGAGGTGCACCTACTTGG ATGAAATCATTCAAGGCAGGACCTGAATTTTCAGTAACTTCTAGTGGTAAATCTCAAG GTTGTGGTGAGACGACGAAGCAACTAACAACAACTAGCATTCACAAGGACATGAAAACTTCAGATGTTACTAGTCCTCctaagaaacaaaaaaggagGAAGCCTAAATCAACTTCCTCTCCAAAATCGAGTTCACCATCCACGTTAAGGTCTTCGCGAACAACTAAACACAAGGCTAAATCTGTTGAAGGCAATCACACACCAACACCCCTAGAAATGGTTTAA
- the SLXTH15 gene encoding probable xyloglucan endotransglucosylase/hydrolase protein 8, translating into MASPIAYFLVLSAIIVVLFSSTQAEVQGSFDDNFSKSCPETHFKTSEDGQIWYLSLDKKAGCGFMTKQKYRFGWFSMKLKLVGGDSAGVVTAYYMCTEDGAGPTRDELDFEFLGNRTGEPYLIQTNVYKNGTGNREMRHVLWFDPTEDFHTYSVLWNTHQIVFFVDKVPIRVYKNANYTNNFFPNEKPMYLFSSIWNADDWATRGGLEKTNWKNQPFVSSYKDFSVDGCQWEDPYPSCVSTTTQNWWDQYDSWHLSSDQKLDYAWVQRNLVIYDYCQDTERFPKKPEECWLNPWE; encoded by the exons ATGGCTTCTCCTATAGCTTATTTTCTTGTACTTAGTGCAATAATTGTTGTACTTTTTTCATCAACACAAGCTGAAGTACAAGGTTCATTTGATGACAATTTTAGTAAAAGTTGTCCAGAAACTCATTTCAAGACTTCTGAAGATGGACAGATCTGGTATTTATCATTGGACAAAAAAGCAG gaTGTGGATTTATGACCAAACAGAAATATAGATTTGGGTGGTTTAGCATGAAGTTGAAATTGGTGGGAGGTGACTCTGCTGGTGTTGTGACAGCTTACTAT ATGTGCACAGAAGATGGAGCAGGACCAACAAGAGATGAATTAGATTTTGAGTTCTTGGGGAATAGGACAGGTGAACCTTATCTTATTCAAACAAATGTGTACAAGAATGGAACTGGTAATCGTGAGATGAGACATGTTTTATGGTTTGACCCCACTGAGGATTTTCACACCTACTCAGTTCTTTGGAATACTCACCAAATTGT GTTTTTCGTGGATAAGGTACCAATAAGAGTGTACAAAAACGCGAATTACACAAACAATTTCTTCCCAAATGAGAAGCCAATGTacttattttcaagtatatggAATGCAGATGATTGGGCTACAAGAGGTGGTTTAGAGAAAACAAATTGGAAAAATCAACCATTTGTTTCATCATACAAAGATTTTAGTGTGGATGGTTGTCAATGGGAAGATCCATATCCATCTTGTGTTTCAACAACAACACAAAATTGGTGGGATCAATATGATTCATGGCATTTATCAAGTGATCAAAAATTGGATTATGCTTGGGTACAAAGAAATCTTGTCATTTATGATTATTGTCAAGATACTGAAAGATTTCCAAAAAAACCTGAGGAGTGTTGGTTAAATCCATgggaataa
- the LOC101257046 gene encoding protein translation factor SUI1 homolog 1 — MSELDIQVPTTFDPFADANAQNSGAGAKEYVHIRVQQRNGRKSLTTVQGLKKEFSYNKILKDLKKEFCCNGTVVQDPELGQVIQLQGDQRKNVSTFLIQAGIVKKDNIKIHGF; from the exons ATATCCAAGTCCCTACCACCTTTG ATCCGTTcgctgatgcaaatgctcagaACTCAGGCGCTGGTGCGAAGGAGTATGTGCATATCCGCGTTCAGCAGAGAAATGGAAGGAAAAGTCTGACCACCGTTCAAGGCCTGAAGAAAGAATTCAGCTACAACAAGATTCTCAAGGACCTCAAGAAAGAGTTCTGTTGCAATGGTACCGTTGTGCAAGATCCAGAACTCGGACAG GTTATCCAGCTTCAGGGCGATCAGCGGAAGAACGTGTCAACCTTTCTCATACAG gCTGGCATTGTGAAGAAGGATAACATCAAGATTCATGGTTTCTAA
- the LOC101256161 gene encoding uncharacterized protein → MKCFTCCFRTNSNHKKIITKKSCSNKINSISPQALQDLLETREKGEDIVAINGTKEEVNHHDKIVKSINLIEESKDIISRENLLEFDENGEAYVDAIDAKKEARHKIVNSINLFEESKVEEEEEESNKNSKNDEGLLSNQVSANCSQYLSNLQKHNGEEEEEVEEVSNSSVSSYISYPQNHRYHCCRNSNDEFEDIDLEDEANNNGDGNESNREESSYESLFSLSIDNSTRNGNNPIPEIMCDKEEVNSPLKPMLLRRFKKVSEPQEVVHFRHECDNSFEESEQHRSPVLNPIRNPCLLKDTSITTPPSLLNQQEEKENIDMNLLDFSTTRNRAKEEPNLKRGENDASLSSWLVECSQDDTPNSKNSVGSVGNSPSERCVGLIDRPILGALIVEELKDEKPIVIGTIGSYLRHTGQATGVSSY, encoded by the exons atgaagtgttTTACATGTTGTTTTCGTACTAATTCCAATCACAAGAAAATCATCACAAAAAAGTCATGTAGTAACAAGATCAATAGTATCTCTCCTCAAGCTCTCCAG GATTTGCTCGAGACTCGCGAAAAAGGTGAAGATATTGTAGCCATTAATGGTACGAAAGAAGAAGTTAATCACCACGACAAGATTGTGAAATCCATAAACCTCATCGAAGAATCAAA ggATATAATTAGCAGAGAGAATTTGCTCGAGTTCGATGAGAATGGCGAAGCTTATGTAGACGCCATTGATGCTAAAAAAGAAGCTCGACACAAGATTGTGAACTCCATTAACCTGTTTGAAGAATCcaa GGtcgaggaggaagaagaagagtcGAATAAAAACAGCAAAAATGATGAGGGCTTATTATCAAATCAAGTTTCTGCAAATTGCTCGCAGTATCTGAGCAATTTGCAGAAACATAacggagaagaagaagaagaagtggaAGAGGTTTCAAATTCAAGTGTGTCAAGCTATATATCTTATCCTCAGAATCATCGATATCATTGTTGCAGAAACAGCAATGATGAATTCGAAGATATTGATCTCGAAGATGAAGCTAACAACAATGGTGATGGAAATGAATCGAATCGTGAAGAGTCGTCTTACGAGTCATTGTTTTCACTCTCCATAGACAACTCCACTCGGAATGGAAATAATCCCATCCCCGAAATCATGTGCGACAAGGAGGAGGTCAACAGTCCATTGAAACCTATGTTGCTCAGACGTTTCAAAAAAGTATCGGAACCTCAAGAAGTAGTGCATTTTCGACACGAATGTGACAACAGttttgaagagtctgagcaacatagaTCACCAGTGCTGAATCCAATTCGAAATCCATGTCTATTGAAAGACACTAGCATTACAACGCCTCCATCACTATTGAATCAACAAGAGGAGAAGGAGAACATTGATATGAATCTTCTTGATTTTAGTACCACGCGTAATCGTGCAAAAGAAGAGCCTAATTTGAAGCGCGGAGAGAATGATGCTAGTCTCTCAAGCTGGTTAGTTGAATGTTCTCAAGACGATACGCCAAATTCTAAAAACAGTGTTGGTTCAGTCGGAAATTCACCTTCAGAGAGATGCGTAGGGCTTATTGATCGACCAATTTTAGGAGCATTGATAGTAGAAGAGCTCAAAGATGAAAAGCCGATTGTAATAGGGACTATCGGGAGCTATTTGAGACATACAGGGCAAGCTACCGGTGTTTCATCTTACTGA
- the LOC101256748 gene encoding probable dolichyl-diphosphooligosaccharide--protein glycosyltransferase subunit 3B, whose amino-acid sequence MAISKTLTLIAILLVLVPINHSFSSSSHEDLLPELINLRSQSPTGVIHLSDHLLRRILSAKSPRSFSFLIFFDAKQLHSKPELSLPTLKNEFSLLSSSFLANNPGNNKIFYFTIEFGDSQASFALFGVNSLPHLRLVPPSATDMKKDSIQMDGSDLARLAESMAEFVEAKTKLTVGPIHRPPMISKKQMAVIIAAGLVLSPFLVKRVLAGGTLLHDKHVWMAGSIFVYFFSVSGAMHNIIRKMPMFMMDREDPGKLVFFYQGSGMQLGAEGFAVGFLYTIVGLLLAFMTNVLVRLKSRTVQRVVMLFALFVSFWAVKKVIQLDNWKTGYGIHAYWPSSWK is encoded by the coding sequence ATGGCGATctccaaaaccctaacccttatCGCCATTCTCCTAGTCCTCGTACCCATCAACCACTCCTTTTCATCTTCCTCCCATGAGGACCTTCTACCGGAGCTAATCAACCTCCGATCTCAATCTCCCACCGGAGTTATCCATCTCTCCGATCATCTTCTCCGTCGAATCCTCTCGGCTAAATCCCCACGATCCTTTTCATTTCTCATCTTCTTTGACGCTAAACAACTCCATTCAAAACCCGAACTTTCACTACCTACTCTAAAAAATGAGTTCTCCCTTTTATCCTCCTCTTTCCTCGCTAATAACCCAGGAAACAACAAGATCTTCTATTTTACTATCGAATTTGGTGACTCACAAGCTTCATTTGCGCTATTTGGGGTTAATTCATTACCCCATTTACGTTTAGTCCCACCTTCAGCTACTGATATGAAAAAAGATTCGATTCAAATGGATGGGTCTGATCTTGCCAGGCTTGCTGAATCAATGGCTGAATTTGTTGAAGCGAAGACTAAGCTTACTGTAGGTCCTATTCATCGACCACCGATGATTTCGAAGAAGCAGATGGCCGTTATTATTGCTGCAGGGTTGGTTTTGAGTCCTTTTTTGGTGAAAAGGGTACTTGCTGGAGGTACCCTTTTGCACGATAAGCATGTATGGATGGCGGGATCAATATTCGTTTACTTTTTCAGTGTTTCAGGTGCAATGCATAATATAATTAGGAAAATGCCTATGTTTATGATGGATAGAGAGGATCCAGGGAAgttggttttcttttatcaagGATCAGGGATGCAATTGGGAGCTGAAGGATTCGCGGTTGGGTTTTTGTACACGATTGTTGGATTGTTGTTGGCTTTTATGACTAATGTTCTCGTTCGTCTAAAGAGTAGGACTGTGCAGAGGGTGGTGATGCTTTTTGCGTTGTTCGTTTCGTTCTGGGCTGTTAAGAAGGTGATTCAGCTCGATAACTGGAAGACTGGGTACGGTATTCATGCTTATTGGCCTTCAAGTTGGAAGTGA